Genomic window (Rosa chinensis cultivar Old Blush chromosome 6, RchiOBHm-V2, whole genome shotgun sequence):
aatttatCCCATATTAGCGTTGGAATTTCATCAAGGAAGTGTCTTCTGTTAATGTAATATCATGATCATAAAATTTATCATATTTTCTGGTTTCCCTAACCTTTTGTGCAAGTTGGCAGTATGCCAAATCTTGTGTAGTGTTatttatacatacatacatatatatatatatatatatatatatatatatatatatatatataaacataaacTGTTCGGACAACATTATTACCCCCCACATACCTATTCTTAGTGATGGTAAATATTAGTATAAGAAATTTAGTGAAGTTGTTGACCTACTAGGCAATCTGACCAAACGATGCCATTAGTTTAAAGGTCAGCCCCCTATGATCACCTAATATGATCATTAAATAATCACCACCTTGAAGCTAATAAAGTTATCCGCTCCCTGCCACCAGAAACTATGGGATTTTCTTTTGAGTCTAAagtcttgttttatgtagaagCTAGAAAATTGAGTTCTGCAATGACTTCTAAATGGACTTTGACTGCAATGAGAAGAAACATAATTGGCTTCTTAATTTACATGAAATTGATGTGGTTCAAGCTTAGGATAAATGCAGTTGGGTCTTGGTTATCCATTTGGTATTAATTTCATAGTTTATATGAGTTGTGTGTTAGCCTGGTATGCACTTAGTGTGCGGGTCATTTTAGTAATCATTTGAGGGAAGTGATTATGGTTGATATATGATTGCTTGATCTCCTTATCAACAAGCTGTAACTATCTCAATTTATAAATATTATCAATCGACTCCTCTTCAAAAATTTCATAACTTGTATATAACTATCATACGCTTTTACGCTTTTCAGATTCATAGCTCATCAACACTTCCAGGAACTGCATTAAAGCCATTTTGGGGGTTAAGGACTGGTGAGTATTGCCATTGTGGAATTATATTGTTATGTGCTAGCATATTGAATTGTATCAGAGCCAGTCAATGAAGGATAATgctgagaagaaaaagaaaaagaaagagacagTCAATGAAGACTCAGAGGTACAATTTAGCTTGGCATCAATGGCACCTACATTACCAGAATCATTGAAGATGCTATGTCAGTGGGGTGAAGACAAATTCAGAGACGGGCGTACCATCAGCTTCCACATTGAACCTGATGTCTTTGGATATTCTCGCAAGACCTTTCTAATGGGGTCAGATGTTCGATGACTTGCAAGCATGAGGGAAGTTAGTGGAACTTGCATTGCTGTGTAtcaaaggtaaaaaaaattcaaattttccATTACATATCATTGCTGCAAGTATGGTTGCTGAAAGTATTTTATTTGGTGTAAATGCTTGATAGGTATCTCTATGAGCAGTTGATTGCTTATAAAATGGTAGACATGGTTGCATTCATTGACCCTTCTCTAATTGGTGCAAGTGGGTCTGGGAATGGAACTGTTAGGGCCCAACACATTAGAGATAGGCTTGTAACTGCAAAACCAGGACAAATGTTCATGTTGCCATATAACTCGGGGGAAGTCCATTAAAGGTCTATTTTTCGTATATTGTTTGCAATCAATTTGTGCCATGTTGAACATATATTCTATTACAAGATATATGACTATTTTGTATGCATGTAGTGATCATTGGATGTTGACAATTGTTGATCCGGACCAAGGCACTGCCTATTTTTTGGATCCTCTGAAAAGACGCTTACCCACCGGAGATTGGATGTCTATAGTGGAAACGTAAGTCACTGCTATAGATAATGCATTGCTGAGATCATTATATCTATTTAAAAATATATGTTTCCCCCTTCTGTTTCTCTCACATCTTCATTTTCTTGTTCTGATGTAATGCACTAGGTATGTATAATTCTGAAAGGAAGAGGAAAGGCCGGAATTCAGTTATGTGGAAAAATTTGGCTGTAAGTTTCACCTATGTATATAGCTGTCTTGCAAAAACAGTATTTGGTTTGTTGTTTAATGATCATTTGTTTTTAGGGCATTCCTCCCCAACCTAGCAACAAGGAGTGTGGGTACTTTATCATGCGATACATGAGGGATATTATTGAGGATAAAGACCTGTCATTATTTCCTGTAAAGGTAAACCCACCTATAAATGTAGTCACTTTGCTTGGTTTCTATTGAGATTGTGGACATAACAGTTATGCATGTCTTTGCCTCACTTTGATATAATACATTggtttcagtgggagaggagaggtaGCAGCCACTATACCCAAGCAGACATTGATCAAATGCGAAATGAGTGGGCAAAGTTTGTGGTCAAGGCGTATGTGTAGGAGATGAAGGAAAGCATTTCCCATGACGTAGGTTGTTGCTGAAGGAAAGCATCATTTTGGcgtgcttctctgctggtacaaTATCCATGCACCATGTCGCATGTTTTAGAACAAATATTATGTATTTGTACCagcttttgatgtcccaagtagatggacATGCATTTGagtgcttttcttctttttattttggatgggatgattgggaaatgctCAATTTTAACATTTGAGGTTTATAATATGGGTTGGATTATTCATTTGATAGTTTGCAATATGATTTCTTTACAACTGATCACTGTTTAATAATTAGGTCCAAATGGAGCACCATTAGTAATGCACAAAATGCAGGCAATAAAAATTgtcatacaacagatttaatGTTAATGTTACGTTGTCTCAATACACCAAAATCCGGGTACTCACACAATGCATTCTTATatatcacacaatggttttACCAAAATGTGTCTCTTCAATTACACTCACACAACTATAACAAATGCGTTCTTATatatcacacaatggttttACCAAAATGTGTCTTTTCAATTACACCCACACAACTGTAACAAATGCGTTCTTATatatcacacaatggttttACCAAACATGCGTCTTCTCAATTACACTCACACAACTGTAACAAATGcgttcttatatatatatcacacaatGGTTTCACCAAAAATGCGTCCTCTCAATTACACTCACACAACTATAAAAACAGAACTACGTTGTCCAAAACTAAGCTACACAACAACCATAGTCTCTAACTGAAGTCTGACGACAAATCAGAAGACAGTGAAATTTAAAAAACGTTGTCTGATAATGTTTTCCAACAACATATTGAAACAAGTTTCGTTGTCTGATGCATGCACCAACCATGCGCAGCATAGCTGCACGACAGCTCTGCCTACCATCTGCCGAGAGAAGGCACAACGCTGATAACAAGAGTATGTCGACTGTTTTCATATCATACAACGGTACATCACCGTTGTGCtatttttcatcacacaacgcACCGATACACAACGGTGGCTGTCAATATCCCACAACGAAAAATATCCGTCGTCTGTTTCATTTTTTGGCCTAGTGATTTTTCATGGTGATATTGTACAATTTATTATTTCAAAGGAGTAAAGTCAATAGAGTTGATTGGTGAGCATAGTGGTTCTGGTAGGTGAGGTACCTACAACTTATGAAGTCAcgttgtaaccaaaaaaaaaaaaaaaacttatgaaGTCACGCCGGTGGAGATCATTTTGACTATACCAGACTATCTGAATTGCAAAATACAGGCAGAAACCTAGAGCAATAGAAACTTCAATTTCTTTTATGAGTAGCAAGAACACAAAACTTTCTCAACCATTGTTCTTATGGCCGTGGGGAGATGGTGTATTGCAAAGGGTAAATTAATGCATCTCTGTTGAAGAGAACTATAAACATGCAgttttaaacaaaaacaaaaacaaatgcagcTGATCAAATTAGAAAGACAAAATCTATAGCGAGTAAGTCGAAGACATAGCAAGAGCCAAGAAGATTGAGCAACAAGCATCCCTGAATCAGTAAAGTGAGTAATAATTCATCCATCAGAACAAGCATCCAGAAGCCAAGACGGTCAGGATTGCCATGCGAGTCACCAAGAATGGAAGGCAGCAGGAAACTTTCGTCATCACAACTAGGACTAGAAAATAACTTTGAGATTATTCTCTGAAGGGAATGCAACTGGTTTTCCACTTTCAaggtcttcatcatcatctttcatGACTGCTGATTGACCAATCACCAAACCTTTCTGACAAGACGCTATATTCGATCACGAACCGCTACCTCTGTAGAGAGGTTTGCGTCCTGTTGTCATGGCATTATTAGGTGCACCATGCAGCTTGTGAGGCACCACCACAACGCTGCCATATATAAAGACTCGAAACTGGCTCATCTTCTAAGAAGGCAGCAGTAGATGCAATACATAAACTAGATTTCAACAAATGGAGTTACTCTATCCACACATGACATCAGCTACTGAGATTTACTCTGTAATTTCAGCAGCCGTACAAACAGTGGGACAGCCAATCTTGCATGTATCCTCTCGAACTGTAGGAATGCATTCCATGTCAGATGACTAGATGAGTAAACGGTAGTGCATGCATGAAATTAGCGACAGGGAATTTAGACAATTATCAACATACTAGCTAGCTGTTTCCTACTAggctactatatatatatacctcacCCAAAGTTCATATTTTGGCCTCAGAGTTTGACAGAATGATCCACAGTCATCGATCAAATTATGAAACGTTAAAACATATCAAAATCCAATCGTTTGCCTTTTGTTTGCACATGTCAGTATATATATCTAGGGACACATAAAATCCTTTTGAAATCATTGAGATACTGAGTATGGGTTCCATTTCTATCTTTTTGAAACCACACAGATACTGAGTATGGGTTTCATTTTTCCTATCCCATTTTACTTGCACACTGATTAGTATGCCTCAAGATGACGATGCTACTTGAATGAGGTTTGTGTAATAATCCTTCTGGACATCTGTAAGTTCCAAGTATCCCTACCATACGGACATCACATTTACCAACTTCTAAAACTTTCAGCATATCTTGTATGCGAGACTCTATTCCAACAGGATGCTTTGCCACAGGTAGGTAGGTACGTTTTAAGTTAGTATGTCTTAATGATTGTGCCAAAATATCTTCAATGATGCTATCAATGGATTTAAATTGACTCCTGCCAGATGAACCACATACGAGATATCTAATATAAAATGGTGACGTTCCTTCTCTTTATCAATTTTGTATGTTTTAGGATAAATTTCTTATGATGATAACTTTCTTGCTCAATGAAGGGAAATCTTCCTTACCAGTGTTTCTCAACATCAATTCAACATACAGTATAATGATAGGAATGCACAACTTAATTAGCTacgctttttctttttctttttttccggCAGGAATTAAAACTTCCTAGAGAATCATTGAAGAACTACATTAAGAAATTTCGTCCTAACATATTTTTGGTGCCATGACCATTTGGATTAATTTCCAATActaaatatttatatttttaggcCACAAAATGAGTATATGGAATTTAATCTAGTAATTtgggaagaaaaaaattaggtgTTTGGAAAATACCCACTTGTGAAAGTCCACCCAGATAGATGTGCAACTTCCGACAGCGCTCTTGTCCATCTCGACACCTTCTCCCTGTTATTCTTGAAGTTGCCATGTTTTGCTAGTGCTTCACCAAAACTTCCGATCTGGTGTTCTACCTCGAAGGGGTCTTCTACCTTGTAAAATATTGGCCAAACCAGTTGTTGCTTAGATTTCTTGCACTCAAGGATATGAACAAGTTCATCTAAACAACTCTCCGAGTAAGCATACTTTTTAGAGAGCAGGACAATAAAACTACTTGATTCTTCAATTGCTTTTGCGTGTCCCTCTGGATCCTGAATGCGATGATTGAAGGTGCTCATCCCCTTCCCAACCAGATTTCTGTGTAATTTGCGGGCGAATTTGCTGCCTCTATCCTCACTTCTAATACTCAAGAACACATCGTATGTCAATGAAtgggaggaagaaggagaagaggaagaagaggccCCTTGAGTAGAAACAGAATCCATGTTGAGTaaccttcttctttttaggGGCGGAGAATTGCTGATTAAGCTTCTTGTTTTTGATGGGGGACCCatatcttttctcttcttcttttggttcccaGGATCCATATATGGCGGACTATAAAACAGGGGGATGAAATGAAGATTTGTGAGTTGACGGAAAGGTGATTGATCCAAGTATAAGACTCTTGTTACGTGTTCAAGTAAGACAGTCCAGGCTCAGATTCTGACTTTCCCAAAACTAATCTCTCTCTcacctttttctcttctctatctctcaagagagatccCTTTTTTCGATGATGCAGAGGAGCTCAGAAACAGCCCAGATAGAGAGAAGGTTGGTTGGCtccccagaaaatgccaaataGCGGGTGGAATAGTGTGCATTGAAAGTGAGGAACCTGCTTTTTTCCTTACTTTCCAACGGCTGTGAATGTGTCGcgatttaaaataataaaaacatcaCTTACTTTCGGGACAGGAGTGAAaacctttgatcctctttaactaaaaaaataaataaaaattctttacaaatttagattttagaaaattaatgtacttattagtcattttacacttgggttatatagtctttcaataattcaaatgtttgtagagtgaactaagaaaatggtagggtggcaatagtcgCACCCTAAAtgtattttatgttttattccctaaaaaaaaaattccaataaaaaatataattttgttaaaagaaaaacatgttATGTGCCTTCGTTAAAATAATTGACGAAGAGAGAATTAAGAAATTAGCGGTTACAGCTCAATCATCCATTattgtcattattgtaattgttaTTATCATTATAATTCTCaccctatataaagagactcttTAATGGAATAAATAGA
Coding sequences:
- the LOC112171895 gene encoding disease resistance protein RUN1 isoform X2; the protein is MDPGNQKKKRKDMGPPSKTRSLISNSPPLKRRRLLNMDSVSTQGASSSSSPSSSHSLTYDVFLSIRSEDRGSKFARKLHRNLVGKGMSTFNHRIQDPEGHAKAIEESSSFIVLLSKKYAYSESCLDELVHILECKKSKQQLVWPIFYKVEDPFEVEHQIGSFGEALAKHGNFKNNREKVSRWTRALSEVAHLSGWTFTSGSRGYMQDWLSHCLYGC
- the LOC121049888 gene encoding uncharacterized protein LOC121049888, with translation MREVSGTCIAVYQRYLYEQLIAYKMVDMVAFIDPSLIGASGSGNGTVRAQHIRDRLVTAKPGQMFMLPYNSGDHWMLTIVDPDQGTAYFLDPLKRRLPTGDWMSIVETALGMYNSERKRKGRNSVMWKNLAGIPPQPSNKECGYFIMRYMRDIIEDKDLSLFPVKWERRGSSHYTQADIDQMRNEWAKFVVKAYV
- the LOC112171895 gene encoding disease resistance protein RPV1 isoform X1; the protein is MDPGNQKKKRKDMGPPSKTRSLISNSPPLKRRRLLNMDSVSTQGASSSSSPSSSHSLTYDVFLSIRSEDRGSKFARKLHRNLVGKGMSTFNHRIQDPEGHAKAIEESSSFIVLLSKKYAYSESCLDELVHILECKKSKQQLVWPIFYKVEDPFEVEHQIGSFGEALAKHGNFKNNREKVSRWTRALSEVAHLSGWTFTIREDTCKIGCPTVCTAAEITE